One Gossypium raimondii isolate GPD5lz chromosome 3, ASM2569854v1, whole genome shotgun sequence genomic window carries:
- the LOC105794119 gene encoding uncharacterized protein LOC105794119: MQVVRGRIFCSKYSAAPATWVGVRRGRSFVASLPSPSDSPKRKRVSKDERRDLIESFVNRYKSVNAGKFPSVTAAQKEVGGSYYVVRKVLQELEYKSKICSSNSSYENLSAKAANKGDKSFSIVEVVSTVVQDDTCARAMDDVKMHDTNDKQLEADRGSCHDFVLEENSVLKVDAKGLEKQEDDKVGGLEIDDSDNFLIFPDKQKIVEAIDQDLESDKLFKTESQGVQSEFVVVKDDLPKEETQIGNEEGDKREQAMSKESLDSGSPEPKAEHHPKILEKEKYKHHPEFLEEEKYARNPSSEQTENAEGSKKSTLWGNLKSFAGGIINIWRKL, translated from the exons ATGCAGGTTGTAAGAGGACGGATATTCTGCTCCAAGTACTCCGCTGCTCCTG CAACATGGGTTGGTGTGCGGCGTGGAAGATCATTTGTTGCTTCTCTCCCTTCTCCTTCTGACTCTCCCAAGCGAAAAAGAGTCTCAAAGGATGAACGTCGAGATTTGATCGAATCTTTTGTTAACAG GTATAAATCAGTGAATGCTGGGAAATTCCCATCTGTAACTGCAGCTCAAAAAGAAGTGGGTGGCTCTTATTATGTTGTTAGGAAGGTTCTTCAAGAGTTGgaatataaatctaaaatatgcTCCTCAAACAGCagttatgaaaatttatcaGCAAAAGCTGCCAATAAAGGGGATAAATCATTTTCTATAGTTGAAGTGGTCTCAACTGTAGTCCAAGATGACACTTGTGCAAGAGCTATGGATGATGTAAAGATGCATGACACAAATGACAAGCAACTGGAGGCTGACAGA GGTAGTTGTCATGATTTTGTTTTGGAAGAAAATAGTGTGCTGAAAGTTGATGCTAAGGGCCTTGAGAAACAAGAAGATGATAAAGTAGGGGGTCTTGAGATAGATGATTCTgacaattttctaatatttcCGGACAAACAAAAAATTGTCGAAGCTATTGATCAAGATCTTGAATCAGACAAGCTGTTTAAAACTGAATCTCAAGGTGTTCAATCTGAGTTTGTTGTAGTCAAAGATGATCTACCAAAAGAAGAAACTCAGATTGGAAATGAAGAGGGTGATAAAAGGGAACAGGCTATGTCAAAGGAGTCACTAGATTCTGGGAGTCCAGAGCCCAAGGCTGAGCACCACCCAAAAATcctagaaaaggaaaaatataagcACCACCCAGAATTCCTAGAAGAGGAAAAATATGCAAG GAACCCCTCTAGTGAGCAGACTGAAAATGCAGAAGGTTCGAAGAAGTCAACTCTGTGGGGGAACCTTAAGTCATTTGCTGGTGGTATTATTAATATATGGAGAAAGCTGTGA
- the LOC128039777 gene encoding uncharacterized protein LOC128039777: MMVQVLFQNDSPATLLARVIGIIGPIKQDMLAKGRDTYKYFTKNHMLYERNQETNRLEYLIPKKTSLRHRLPMGDQGFVDFVAHLLEVNPKKRPSAAEALKHPWLSYPYEPISA; the protein is encoded by the exons ATGATGGTGCAGGTACTTTTCCAGAATGATTCACCTGCGACATTACTTGCAAGAGTAATTGGAATCATAGGTCCTATCAAACAAGACATGCTTGCCAAAGGACGGGATACATACAAATACTTTACGAAGAATCACATGCTTTATGAACGTAATCAG GAGACCAATAGACTGGAATACCTGATACCCAAGAAGACATCCTTGAGGCATCGGCTGCCGATGGGGGACCAGGGATTCGTTGATTTTGTTGCTCATTTGCTTGAAGTAAACCCAAAGAAGCGTCCTTCCGCGGCAGAGGCTCTGAAGCACCCATGGCTATCATACCCGTACGAACCCATATCAGCTTGA